In Trichocoleus sp., the following are encoded in one genomic region:
- a CDS encoding GNAT family N-acetyltransferase, with product MAQEVIIRRAGLEDAAVLVAFNRAMAQETEGKDLVPEVIAAGVKNLLENVNLGFYLVAERSDEVIGSLMITTEWSDWRNGIFWWVQSVYVRPDFRRQGVYRRLYQFVQTLAQQDPHVCGFRLYVERENRIAQQTYRSLGMEETAYRVFEDLKSGSSD from the coding sequence ATGGCGCAGGAAGTAATCATTCGGAGAGCAGGGCTAGAAGATGCGGCTGTGCTGGTGGCATTTAATCGGGCAATGGCGCAAGAAACAGAAGGAAAAGATCTCGTCCCTGAAGTGATTGCTGCGGGTGTCAAAAATCTGCTTGAGAACGTGAACCTGGGGTTTTATCTGGTTGCAGAGCGATCGGATGAAGTGATCGGCTCGTTGATGATCACAACGGAGTGGAGCGATTGGCGCAACGGCATCTTCTGGTGGGTGCAGAGCGTGTATGTCCGTCCAGATTTCCGCAGGCAGGGAGTATACAGACGCCTCTATCAATTTGTGCAAACCCTGGCTCAACAAGATCCACATGTCTGCGGCTTCCGGCTCTACGTGGAGCGAGAAAACCGCATTGCTCAACAAACCTATCGATCGCTAGGGATGGAAGAAACGGCTTACCGGGTGTTTGAAGATTTGAAATCAGGCAGCAGTGACTAG
- a CDS encoding DUF2358 domain-containing protein, whose translation MKTRYKPRISIVSDLRFDEINWVARIGQIVETLKADLPHLFERDISYEIYSRKIDFRDPVNRFKGKLNYRIIFWTLRFHGQLFFTELFFDLHDVKQDSANTIRADWTVRGTLRLPWRAKLLFNGFSIYRLNQDGLIDEHIDTWDRSPGEILRQFIRKG comes from the coding sequence ATGAAAACCAGATACAAGCCAAGGATATCGATCGTGTCAGATCTCCGGTTCGATGAAATTAATTGGGTGGCGAGGATTGGGCAGATCGTTGAAACACTCAAAGCGGATCTGCCCCACTTGTTTGAGCGAGATATTTCCTATGAGATCTACAGCCGAAAGATTGATTTTCGTGATCCAGTGAATCGGTTTAAGGGTAAGTTGAACTACCGCATTATCTTCTGGACGTTGCGCTTTCACGGTCAGCTTTTTTTCACAGAACTCTTTTTTGATTTGCATGATGTGAAGCAAGACAGCGCCAACACGATTCGAGCAGACTGGACAGTTCGAGGGACTTTACGCCTTCCCTGGCGGGCAAAACTCTTGTTCAACGGGTTCTCAATCTATAGACTAAACCAGGATGGCTTGATTGATGAGCATATCGACACCTGGGATCGATCGCCCGGAGAAATTTTGCGGCAGTTTATTCGGAAAGGTTAG
- a CDS encoding GAF domain-containing protein yields MIDCRAVFEQAALGILCISLEGNCLKSNQAISDFLGYSSAELQSLQVQDISPDHDWQTDRPFTEQLFQKEIKAYQVKKQFICKDGSRVAAMVSVSFVRQPDRTPAYFVWMVQPISSAAPLSEQAQQVETDSSPAMPPSTAQEKLIGVITHHLRQSLNLKQVLQTTVNEVRQFLHADRVLIYRLSHVSNISGSVVVESCSAKYPSLKDWKVGDSSIEPHHLQPYHKGKYQSISSIAQSGLPLAYVQLLETFQIRSNLIIPILHNQESCLLNKGATLSQASAFDSEGQSEDQIWGFLIVHQCDKERVWQPSEIDFLQDIESHLAVAIQQAELYEQLQQLNADLEHQVCQKTTQLQQALASEAVLRRITEKIRDTLDERAILKTAVQELTRVLHLMGCHASLYHQSFEPETSCYPFYQDYLPIADLCTHLEQFSEIHETLSRGSPTRFCPLDVSPTHKQVSVLTCPITDNQDRLGNLWLLHAKAQDFSHQDIQLVQQVANQCAIAIRQSRLYQTAQTQIEELQKLNRLKDDFLSTTSHELRTPLSSIKTATQLLELILKQAGIITPEAIAAPPHVREAKTAKTLERCLKTLTQECDREINLINDLLMLQQLDAGNHPLVLSSIHLQDWVPQVVETFAERFASRQQACTVTIAPDLPPLISDLFLFDRFLDELLTNAYKFTPAAGQISVTAQQNIRGKFQLCISNTGIEIPASEVTAIFDRFYRIPSADPWKHGGTGLGLALVRKVVGYLGGTISVSSGSNQTRFTVELPSITTATRI; encoded by the coding sequence ATGATAGATTGCCGTGCAGTATTTGAACAGGCGGCGCTAGGAATTTTATGTATCAGCCTGGAAGGAAACTGTTTGAAGAGCAATCAAGCAATTTCTGATTTTCTGGGCTACTCGTCTGCTGAGCTACAGTCCCTTCAGGTTCAAGACATCAGCCCTGATCACGATTGGCAAACCGATCGCCCCTTTACAGAGCAGCTTTTCCAGAAAGAGATTAAAGCCTATCAGGTCAAGAAGCAGTTCATCTGCAAGGATGGCTCCCGGGTTGCAGCCATGGTTTCGGTTTCTTTCGTGCGGCAGCCCGATCGCACTCCGGCTTATTTTGTCTGGATGGTTCAACCAATCAGTAGCGCTGCACCCCTTTCCGAGCAGGCTCAGCAGGTGGAAACGGACAGTAGCCCGGCAATGCCACCTTCGACCGCTCAAGAAAAGCTGATTGGCGTCATCACTCATCACCTTCGGCAATCTCTCAACTTGAAGCAAGTGCTGCAAACGACCGTGAATGAGGTGCGTCAGTTTCTTCATGCCGATCGGGTTTTGATTTATCGGCTGAGCCATGTTTCAAATATCAGTGGTTCGGTTGTGGTGGAGTCTTGTTCAGCGAAATATCCGTCGCTAAAAGATTGGAAGGTTGGGGATTCTTCAATTGAGCCACACCATCTTCAGCCCTACCACAAGGGAAAATATCAATCCATCTCAAGCATTGCTCAATCGGGTCTGCCCCTGGCTTATGTCCAGCTACTTGAAACATTCCAGATTCGATCGAATCTCATCATTCCTATCTTGCACAACCAGGAAAGTTGTTTGCTCAACAAAGGGGCAACGCTGTCACAGGCTTCTGCTTTTGATTCAGAAGGTCAATCAGAAGATCAAATTTGGGGATTTTTGATTGTTCATCAGTGTGACAAAGAACGAGTTTGGCAACCTAGCGAAATTGACTTTTTGCAAGATATTGAAAGCCATTTAGCAGTTGCAATTCAGCAAGCAGAACTCTATGAACAACTTCAGCAGCTCAATGCTGATCTGGAACATCAGGTTTGCCAAAAAACAACACAACTTCAGCAGGCATTGGCATCAGAAGCCGTATTGCGACGGATCACTGAAAAAATTCGAGATACGCTAGACGAACGAGCCATTTTGAAAACAGCAGTCCAAGAACTCACGCGAGTACTGCACCTGATGGGTTGTCACGCCAGCCTCTATCACCAATCTTTTGAGCCAGAAACAAGCTGCTACCCGTTCTATCAAGATTATCTGCCGATCGCGGATCTCTGTACTCATCTAGAGCAGTTTTCAGAAATTCACGAAACGCTTTCTAGGGGTAGCCCTACCCGATTTTGTCCTTTAGACGTTTCTCCTACTCACAAGCAGGTTTCAGTGTTGACCTGCCCGATCACAGACAATCAAGATAGACTCGGTAATCTCTGGTTACTTCATGCTAAAGCTCAGGACTTTAGCCATCAAGATATTCAGCTGGTACAGCAGGTTGCCAATCAATGTGCCATTGCCATCCGCCAGTCTCGGCTCTATCAAACGGCTCAGACTCAAATTGAGGAACTGCAAAAGCTAAACCGCCTTAAAGATGATTTTCTGAGCACCACTTCTCATGAACTCCGCACGCCTCTGTCCAGTATTAAGACCGCCACTCAGCTACTAGAACTCATCCTGAAACAAGCAGGGATTATCACCCCAGAAGCCATTGCAGCCCCACCCCACGTCCGCGAAGCAAAAACGGCAAAAACGCTGGAGCGCTGTCTCAAAACGCTGACTCAGGAGTGCGATCGGGAGATTAACCTAATTAACGATCTGCTGATGCTGCAGCAACTAGACGCAGGCAATCATCCCCTCGTCCTTAGCTCTATTCATTTGCAAGATTGGGTGCCTCAAGTCGTTGAAACCTTTGCGGAAAGATTTGCCAGCCGTCAGCAAGCCTGTACTGTGACGATCGCCCCTGATCTGCCCCCCCTCATTTCAGATCTGTTTTTGTTCGATCGCTTCCTGGATGAACTCCTGACGAATGCCTACAAATTTACGCCTGCCGCCGGACAAATCAGCGTCACTGCTCAGCAGAACATTCGCGGCAAGTTCCAACTCTGCATCAGCAATACGGGCATTGAAATTCCAGCCAGTGAGGTTACGGCAATTTTCGATCGCTTCTATCGCATCCCCAGCGCTGATCCTTGGAAGCATGGTGGTACGGGGTTGGGGTTGGCACTTGTCCGGAAGGTGGTGGGCTATTTGGGCGGTACGATCTCGGTCAGCAGTGGCTCCAATCAAACCAGATTTACGGTGGAACTGCCTTCCATTACGACAGCAACCCGAATTTAG
- the psb27 gene encoding photosystem II protein Psb27, which translates to MNRFLSRIFALVLVVVVGLMGCSASPTGITGNYRQDTLALIESLRGSLDLPDSSPNKVEAQSEARQKINDFSARYRRNGSLLKLSSFTTMRTALNSLAGHYSSYPNRPVPQKLKDRLEIEFKQIESALKRES; encoded by the coding sequence ATGAATAGATTTTTGTCCCGCATATTCGCCCTTGTGCTCGTGGTAGTAGTCGGTTTGATGGGCTGTAGTGCCTCACCCACAGGGATTACTGGCAACTACCGTCAGGATACCCTCGCTCTCATTGAAAGCTTGAGAGGGTCACTGGATTTGCCGGACAGCTCACCCAACAAGGTAGAAGCTCAGTCAGAGGCGCGCCAGAAAATTAATGATTTCTCTGCTCGTTATCGTCGCAACGGCTCGTTACTGAAGCTCAGCTCTTTTACGACAATGCGAACTGCACTCAACTCACTGGCAGGGCACTACAGTTCATATCCCAATCGCCCTGTACCCCAAAAGCTCAAAGATCGGCTGGAAATCGAGTTTAAGCAGATTGAGTCAGCACTGAAGCGTGAATCGTAA
- the map gene encoding type I methionyl aminopeptidase has translation MNILTDLLSKPPALAVRPKKQRRGVELKTPQEIEIMRQAGTIVATVLKEISALVKPGMTTADLDAHAEKRIREMGATPSFKGYYGFPASICASINDEVVHGIPNPKKVIRKGDVLKVDTGAYFEGFHGDSCITIAVGEVTPAAAKLIRVAEETLYKGIEQVKADKFLLDIAGAVQDHAEANGFKIVEDYTGHGVGRNLHEEPSVFNYRTHEMPNVKLKAGMTLAIEPILNSGSKHTRTLADRWTVVTVDRAISAQFEHTVLVTEEGYEILTDRSKV, from the coding sequence ATGAACATCCTGACTGACCTGCTCTCGAAACCCCCTGCTTTGGCAGTTCGCCCTAAGAAACAGCGGCGCGGCGTTGAACTCAAAACTCCTCAAGAAATTGAAATCATGCGGCAGGCAGGGACGATCGTGGCGACAGTCCTGAAAGAAATTTCGGCGCTGGTTAAGCCTGGAATGACGACAGCCGATCTTGATGCTCATGCTGAGAAGCGAATTCGGGAAATGGGTGCAACTCCCAGTTTCAAAGGCTACTATGGCTTTCCTGCTTCAATTTGCGCCAGCATTAACGATGAAGTGGTGCATGGCATCCCCAACCCCAAAAAGGTGATCCGCAAAGGGGATGTGCTGAAGGTTGATACAGGAGCCTACTTTGAGGGCTTTCATGGCGACTCCTGCATTACGATCGCGGTTGGTGAAGTGACTCCCGCAGCCGCAAAGCTGATTCGAGTTGCAGAAGAAACGCTCTACAAAGGCATTGAGCAAGTCAAAGCAGATAAGTTCTTGCTGGATATCGCTGGAGCTGTGCAAGACCACGCCGAAGCAAATGGCTTTAAAATCGTCGAAGATTATACGGGGCATGGCGTTGGGCGCAATCTGCACGAAGAGCCTTCTGTTTTCAACTACCGTACCCACGAAATGCCAAATGTCAAACTGAAAGCAGGCATGACGCTGGCGATCGAACCCATCCTGAACTCTGGCTCTAAGCATACCCGCACCCTTGCTGATCGCTGGACAGTTGTAACGGTCGATCGAGCCATCTCTGCCCAGTTTGAGCATACCGTTCTGGTGACTGAAGAGGGATACGAGATTCTGACCGATCGATCGAAAGTTTAG
- a CDS encoding cupredoxin domain-containing protein, producing MIRPPSSPTLARISLQSLPGAGDLGGNTGIQFATSSPDLAMPSLRSFGKNLVIVCLTIVCLMGLLGLFPPMAQAAPVAQSITEVRVHLSNSDNELKFVPDRFEFQAGKRYKLILDNPSSQKHYFTAKDFADSIWTQKVEAGNVEIKGAIRELELKPGATAEWVFVPQKPGTYEVRCPIAGHTEAGMKGVLSVSS from the coding sequence ATGATTCGCCCTCCTAGCTCTCCAACTTTGGCAAGAATAAGCCTTCAAAGTCTTCCAGGAGCGGGGGATTTAGGGGGCAATACCGGAATTCAATTTGCAACTTCATCGCCTGATTTAGCAATGCCATCTCTGCGTTCATTCGGCAAGAATTTGGTGATTGTCTGCCTGACGATCGTTTGTCTGATGGGGCTTTTGGGGCTGTTTCCCCCGATGGCGCAGGCTGCTCCTGTTGCTCAATCAATTACAGAGGTTCGAGTCCATTTGAGTAACAGTGACAATGAGTTGAAATTTGTGCCCGATCGCTTTGAATTCCAGGCAGGCAAACGGTACAAGCTGATTTTGGATAATCCCAGCAGCCAGAAGCACTATTTCACGGCAAAGGATTTTGCAGATAGCATCTGGACGCAAAAAGTTGAGGCAGGCAATGTCGAAATTAAAGGCGCGATTCGGGAACTGGAGCTGAAGCCCGGAGCAACGGCAGAATGGGTCTTTGTGCCTCAGAAACCAGGAACCTATGAAGTTCGCTGTCCGATCGCTGGGCATACCGAAGCCGGAATGAAAGGGGTGTTGAGCGTCAGCAGTTAG
- a CDS encoding ATP-binding cassette domain-containing protein, which yields MHHNPISIEQLNYAYPDGTEALHSIDLSIQASEKVAIVGANGSGKSTFLLHLNGILLPQSGEVVIGELPVASENLTAVRNFVGLVFQNPDDQIFMPTVWEDITFGPMNQGLRGHELEHRVHHAMQAVGLDAERYAARNACNLSGGEKKRVAIAGVLAMQPQVLVLDEPTAQLDPRSRRQLIQLLQALPLTQLIATHDLDMALEICSRTIVLSQGRVVYDGATEVVMNDRTFLEQHALEMPLCYSRPYCELQHRPLDQLHPATIGFPEDHTAKAGG from the coding sequence ATGCATCACAATCCAATTAGCATTGAACAACTCAACTACGCTTACCCAGATGGGACAGAGGCGCTTCACTCGATCGACCTGTCTATCCAGGCGAGTGAGAAAGTCGCAATTGTCGGCGCAAATGGCTCTGGAAAATCAACATTTTTGCTGCATCTCAATGGAATTCTCTTACCGCAGTCTGGGGAAGTCGTGATTGGGGAACTCCCAGTTGCGTCAGAAAACCTGACAGCAGTGCGAAACTTTGTTGGGCTTGTTTTTCAGAATCCCGATGACCAGATTTTCATGCCGACAGTTTGGGAAGACATTACGTTTGGTCCAATGAATCAAGGGCTGCGTGGACATGAGTTGGAGCATCGGGTTCATCATGCCATGCAAGCAGTTGGGCTTGACGCTGAACGGTATGCTGCTCGAAATGCCTGTAATTTGTCTGGAGGCGAAAAAAAGCGTGTCGCGATCGCTGGAGTTTTGGCAATGCAGCCGCAAGTGCTGGTGCTAGACGAACCAACTGCCCAACTTGACCCCCGCTCTCGTCGTCAACTCATTCAGCTCCTCCAGGCTCTCCCGCTGACGCAGCTAATCGCGACTCATGACTTGGATATGGCGCTGGAAATCTGTAGCCGCACGATCGTTTTAAGCCAGGGAAGAGTGGTTTATGATGGTGCAACCGAAGTGGTGATGAACGATCGCACCTTCTTGGAACAACATGCCCTGGAAATGCCCCTTTGCTACTCTCGTCCTTACTGTGAACTGCAACATCGCCCGCTCGATCAACTTCATCCTGCTACAATCGGCTTCCCTGAAGATCACACTGCCAAAGCAGGGGGTTGA
- the cbiQ gene encoding cobalt ECF transporter T component CbiQ: MLLHIGAFRLDIDSQHSTPWHGLTPRTRVLCAILFVFATALTPNGRWQTWLIYSLGLIALILLSRVTLLTLLRRVAVEFTFVGVVLIGTLFRGGGELLWQWGWLRVTTEGLTVLGSVSLKALLCLLMLNLLVLTTSIPSLLHALASLRVPPLLIAILASMYRYIGVLIEEFQTMRRAASSRNLMQQRQGKRLVVGNMMGSLFIRTYERGDRVHQAMLSRGYTGIPPLHTVPCSQKRDTVAITGTVLLTLLGQAVYL; this comes from the coding sequence ATGCTGCTCCACATTGGTGCATTTCGTCTCGACATTGACAGCCAACACTCAACCCCCTGGCATGGGCTGACTCCTCGCACTCGCGTTCTCTGTGCCATTCTGTTTGTGTTTGCAACTGCACTGACGCCAAACGGACGCTGGCAGACCTGGCTGATCTACAGCCTCGGTTTAATTGCGCTGATTTTGCTGAGTCGTGTGACGCTACTAACGCTGCTGCGGCGAGTCGCTGTTGAATTCACTTTTGTTGGTGTTGTTTTGATCGGCACATTGTTTCGAGGCGGCGGTGAGTTGCTTTGGCAGTGGGGTTGGCTTCGTGTGACCACAGAAGGATTAACCGTGTTAGGCAGTGTATCGCTCAAAGCATTGCTCTGCCTGCTCATGCTGAATTTGCTTGTTCTGACAACTTCCATCCCATCGCTGCTTCATGCCTTGGCTTCGTTGCGCGTTCCTCCTTTGCTGATAGCGATTCTGGCATCAATGTATCGCTATATCGGTGTTCTGATTGAGGAGTTCCAGACCATGCGGCGGGCAGCAAGCTCTCGAAATTTGATGCAGCAGCGACAGGGAAAGCGGCTAGTGGTCGGTAATATGATGGGTTCCCTGTTCATTCGCACTTATGAGCGGGGCGATCGGGTTCACCAAGCGATGCTCTCACGCGGCTATACAGGTATTCCACCTTTGCACACAGTTCCTTGCAGCCAGAAACGCGACACTGTAGCGATTACGGGAACAGTGCTGTTGACGCTGCTAGGACAAGCTGTTTATTTGTAG
- a CDS encoding PDGLE domain-containing protein encodes MSRLSSRNRAFMVLGLSIALLIAVFLSPFASSNPDGLDRVAQDHGFDQKAIPDAPARKLPFHTIFDEYAVRGVPSAIATPLAGLVGTLATFGIAWSLGKILVKGDAPAQLADPDYPDRSTR; translated from the coding sequence ATGTCTCGTTTATCTTCCCGCAATCGAGCCTTTATGGTTTTGGGGCTGAGCATTGCGCTCCTGATTGCTGTTTTCCTCTCCCCGTTTGCTAGTTCTAACCCCGATGGACTCGATCGCGTTGCGCAAGATCATGGGTTTGATCAGAAGGCGATTCCAGATGCACCTGCCCGCAAGCTGCCATTTCACACCATTTTTGATGAATATGCAGTGCGGGGTGTTCCCTCAGCGATTGCAACGCCCCTTGCCGGGTTAGTGGGAACGCTCGCCACTTTTGGGATCGCTTGGAGTCTCGGCAAGATTTTGGTGAAGGGGGATGCCCCTGCTCAACTCGCTGATCCTGATTATCCCGATCGTTCCACTCGCTAG
- the cbiM gene encoding cobalt transporter CbiM gives MIQFASFLTSYAFHWQVHPQLALHIPDGFLNLPVTLFTWVIAIVLIGLSLKHVQAEYKERAVPLMGVCAAFIFAAQMINFPIPGGTSGHLLGGTLAGILLGPWAGSLVMTVVFIVQAMLFQDGGLTVLGANIFNMGLIGTFLGYYFYRAIRYSLGMNNWRSMAIATGVAAWIGVVVASLVCAIELALSGTIPLGVALTSMLTWHILIGIGEAVITLVAASFIWRTRPDLLFDRPRPARRLASLSSR, from the coding sequence ATGATTCAATTTGCCTCATTTCTTACTTCTTATGCTTTTCATTGGCAGGTTCACCCTCAACTTGCCTTGCACATTCCTGATGGCTTTCTTAATTTGCCAGTCACTCTCTTTACCTGGGTGATTGCCATCGTTCTCATTGGGCTTTCACTCAAACATGTGCAGGCTGAATATAAAGAGCGAGCTGTACCCTTAATGGGCGTTTGTGCTGCTTTCATCTTTGCTGCACAGATGATTAATTTTCCAATTCCAGGTGGCACCTCTGGACATTTGCTCGGTGGCACGCTGGCAGGAATTCTACTCGGGCCCTGGGCAGGTTCACTGGTGATGACCGTCGTTTTCATCGTGCAGGCGATGCTGTTTCAAGACGGTGGGCTGACAGTGCTTGGAGCCAATATCTTCAACATGGGGCTGATTGGCACATTCCTCGGTTACTACTTCTACCGCGCAATTCGCTATTCACTTGGCATGAACAACTGGCGGAGCATGGCAATTGCCACTGGTGTTGCTGCCTGGATCGGAGTTGTGGTTGCTTCCCTCGTTTGTGCAATCGAACTGGCGTTGTCTGGCACAATTCCCCTAGGAGTGGCGCTGACTTCCATGTTGACCTGGCACATCTTGATTGGCATTGGCGAAGCAGTTATCACCCTGGTCGCAGCGAGCTTTATTTGGCGCACTCGTCCCGATCTGCTGTTCGATCGCCCCCGTCCTGCCCGTCGGCTCGCTTCTCTTTCTTCTCGATAG
- a CDS encoding Fe(3+) ABC transporter substrate-binding protein, translating to MNKITRRTFLSVGTAAATVAIGQFSKAKAQSPVIRVAQSSNVLNLYSARHYDTDTALYDSFTAATGIKVNLIEAEADALIERIKSEGANSPADVLITVDAGRLWRAEQEGLFQPVSSAKLQAVSTNLRHPQGLWVGLSKRARVIMYDKTKVNPAELSTYEALTDPKWRGQILVRSSSNVYNQSLVGALVEVLGEAKTEEWAKGIVANFARQPEGNDTAQIKACAAGVGSIALANTYYLPRLAKSEDPAERAIAEKIGVFFPNQRDRGTHVNISGGGVLKNAPNREAAIKFLEHLISPASQEIFAKSNSEYPVVAGVPLDPVLESYGNFRDDAINPMIFGRNNAQALQVMDRAGWK from the coding sequence ATGAACAAGATTACTCGGCGGACTTTCTTGAGCGTTGGCACTGCAGCGGCAACAGTGGCGATCGGGCAGTTTAGCAAAGCAAAAGCTCAGTCTCCAGTGATTCGGGTTGCTCAGTCCAGTAATGTGCTGAACCTCTACTCCGCAAGGCACTATGACACAGACACCGCACTGTATGACAGCTTTACCGCTGCAACAGGAATTAAGGTCAATTTGATTGAAGCAGAAGCCGATGCCCTGATCGAGCGAATCAAGAGCGAAGGAGCCAACAGCCCCGCTGATGTGTTGATTACAGTAGATGCAGGTCGGCTCTGGCGAGCAGAGCAAGAAGGATTATTCCAGCCAGTCAGTTCTGCCAAATTGCAGGCAGTTTCCACCAATTTGCGCCATCCCCAAGGTTTGTGGGTTGGTCTGTCAAAGCGGGCGCGAGTCATCATGTATGACAAGACCAAAGTCAATCCAGCAGAACTCTCGACCTATGAAGCATTGACCGATCCAAAATGGCGCGGACAAATTCTAGTTCGTTCTTCCAGCAATGTCTACAACCAGTCGCTTGTCGGGGCTTTGGTGGAAGTCTTGGGAGAGGCGAAAACCGAAGAATGGGCAAAAGGAATTGTGGCAAACTTTGCTCGCCAACCCGAAGGAAACGACACTGCCCAGATTAAAGCCTGCGCTGCTGGCGTGGGGTCGATCGCCCTTGCTAACACCTACTATCTGCCCCGGTTAGCCAAGTCTGAAGATCCGGCAGAACGAGCCATTGCTGAGAAAATTGGCGTGTTTTTCCCAAATCAGCGCGATCGAGGAACGCATGTCAACATTAGCGGCGGCGGTGTGTTGAAGAATGCTCCCAATCGAGAAGCCGCAATCAAATTCTTGGAACATCTCATTAGCCCTGCCTCCCAAGAAATTTTTGCCAAGAGCAATAGCGAATATCCAGTGGTAGCAGGTGTGCCGCTTGACCCAGTTCTGGAAAGCTACGGCAACTTCCGCGACGATGCGATCAACCCGATGATCTTCGGCAGGAATAACGCTCAGGCGCTGCAGGTGATGGATCGCGCTGGTTGGAAGTAG
- a CDS encoding SRPBCC domain-containing protein gives MPSLYTEIEINAPKSAVWRALIHKEEWLKWNTFLYDLNPQKPFVQGRSVHLSLRRLREEAETEFEPKIMLLQAETCLKWVSRAPGFRSEHLFELQEIDRRRTKYIHQENLSGVVTHFFMPFLRQDEQQGIRRMAWELKQYVERY, from the coding sequence ATGCCCAGTCTCTACACTGAAATTGAAATTAATGCCCCAAAATCTGCTGTCTGGCGAGCGCTGATTCACAAAGAAGAATGGCTTAAGTGGAATACGTTTTTGTATGATTTGAACCCTCAAAAGCCTTTTGTTCAGGGGCGATCGGTTCATTTGTCGTTGCGACGACTGCGCGAAGAAGCGGAAACGGAATTTGAGCCAAAAATTATGCTGCTACAAGCTGAAACTTGCCTCAAGTGGGTGTCAAGGGCGCCCGGCTTTCGCAGCGAACATTTGTTTGAATTGCAGGAAATCGATCGCCGCCGCACAAAATATATTCACCAAGAAAATTTGTCGGGCGTTGTCACTCATTTTTTCATGCCGTTTTTGAGACAGGATGAGCAACAGGGCATACGCCGGATGGCATGGGAATTGAAGCAGTACGTCGAAAGATACTAA